A segment of the Lelliottia amnigena genome:
TCGCGACGCCAGGCCGTTTGCTGGATCTGGAACATCAAAACGCGGTCAAACTGGATCAGGTCGAAATCCTGGTGCTGGATGAAGCTGACCGTATGCTGGACATGGGCTTTATCCATGACATTCGTCGCGTGCTGGCGAAACTGCCCGCTAAGCGTCAGAACCTGCTGTTCTCCGCCACCTTCTCTGATGAGATCAAAGGCCTGGCAGAAAAGCTGCTGCGTAACCCGCTGGAAATTGAAGTCGCGCGTCGTAACACCGCGTCTGAACAGGTTTCACAGTACGTTCACTTCGTGGACAAAAAGCGTAAGCGGGAACTGCTGTCGCAGATGATTGGCGAAGGCAACTGGCAGCAGGTGCTGGTCTTTACCCGTACCAAACACGGCGCTAACCACCTGGCTGAACAGCTGAATAAAGACGGCATTCGCAGTGCGGCAATTCATGGCAATAAGAGCCAGGGGGCACGTACGCGTGCGCTGGCCGATTTCAAATCCGGTGACATTCGCGTGCTGGTGGCAACGGATATCGCCGCGCGCGGTCTGGATATCGAAGAGCTGCCGCACGTCGTGAACTACGAGCTGCCAAACGTACCGGAAGATTACGTGCACCGTATCGGTCGTACGGGTCGTGCTGCGGCCACCGGTGAAGCGCTTTCACTGGTTTGTGTCGATGAACACAAGCTGCTGCATGACATCGAACGTCTGCTGAAGAAAGAGATTCCGCGCATCGCCATTGACGGCTATGAAGTGGATAAGTCTATCAAAGCCGATCCGATTCAAAACGGTCGTCAGGGCGGCGGTGGTCGTGGACAGGGTGGTGGCGGTGGACGCAGCCAGCAGCCGCGTCGTTCCGAAGGCGGCGCACCGAAAGCGTCAGGTAAGCCTCCGCGTCGTAGCGGTGATGCAAAACCGGCGGGCGAAAACCCGTGGCGCAGCGGGGAAGCCAAGCCCGCAGGCGAAGGCCAACGCCGACGCAAACCGCGTAAACCTGCCTCCGCGCAGTAATCTGGAAGCCCGGCTCTGAAGCCGGGCTTTTCTTTTTGCGACAACGCCTCGAACGTGCCACAATAGTGGCTGTTTATACAGTATTTCAGGTTCCCCGATGGCTTTAACCGCTGCGCTCAAAGCGCAAATTGCCGCCTGGTATAAGGCGTTGCAGGAACAGATCCCCGACTTTATTCCCCGAGCCCCACAGCGACAGATGATTGCCGATGTGGCGAAGACGCTCGCCGGGGACGAAGGACGGCATCTGGCGATTGAAGCGCCGACCGGCGTCGGTAAAACACTCTCCTATTTAATTCCTGGGATCGCCATTGCCCGCGAAGAGCAAAAAACGCTGGTGATCAGTACCGCCAACGTGGCGCTTCAGGATCAGATTTACAGCAAAGATTTACCCCTGCTGCGCAAAATTATTCCCGAGCTGCGTTTTACCGCGGCGTTTGGGCGTGGGCGCTATGTCTGCCCGCGTAATCTGGCTGGGCTTGCCAGCAGCGACGCGACGCAGCAGGATTTGCTGGCGTTCCTGGATGACGATTTAACGCCAAACAATAAGGCCGAGCAGGATCTGTGCGCAAAGCTGAAAGTCGATCTCGACGGTTATAAATGGGACGGCCTGCGGGATCACACTGATAAGGCGATTAGCGACGATTTGTGGCGACGCCTGAGCACGGATAAAGCCAGCTGTCTGAACCGTAACTGTCACTACTACCGTGAATGTCCATTCTTTGTTGCCCGTCGTGAAATTCAGGAAGCAGAAGTAGTGGTCGCCAACCACGCGCTGGTGATGGCGGCGCTCGAGAGCGAAGCGGTGCTTCCCGATCCCAAAAATTTACTGCTGGTGCTCGATGAAGGACACCATCTGCCGGACGTGGCGCGCGATGCGCTGGAGATGAGCGCAGAGATCACCGCGCCGTGGTTCCGTCTGCAGCTCGATCTGTTCTGCAAACTGATTGCCACCTGCATGGAGCAGTTTCGCCCCAAAACGACGCCACCGCTGGCGGTGCCAGAGCGTCTTAGCGAGCATTGCGAAGAGGTCTACGCCCTGATTGCTTCGCTGAACGCCATCCTCCACCTTTATCTTCCTGCGGCTCAGCAGGCGGAACACCGCTTTGCGATGGGTGAGCTGCCGGATGAGGTGATGGAGATCTGCAAGCAGCTGGCGAAACTGCTGGAAAAATTGCGTGGCCTGGCTGAAATGTTCTTGAACGATCTCAGCGAGAAAACCGGTACCCATGACGTGGTGCGCGTGCATCGCGTGTTATTACAGATGAATCGCGCGTTAAGCATGTTTGAAAGCCAAAGCAAGCTGTGGCGCCTGGCCTCAATGGCGCAAGCGTCCGGCGCACCGGTCACCAAATGGGCGACGCGCGAAGTGAAAGACGGGCAAATCCATCTGTTCTTCCACTGCGTGGGCATTCGCGTGAGCGATCAGCTGGAAAAGCTGATCTGGCGCAGCGTGCCGCATGTGGTCGTGACGTCGGCGACGCTGCGTTCGCTGAACAGTTTCTCGCGTTTGCAGGAGATGAGCGGCTTAAAAGAGAAGGCGGGCGACCGTTTTGTCTCACTGGATTCGCCGTTTAACCACTGCGAGCAGGGCAAACTGATTATCCCAAAAATGCAATATGAGCCGCTGATGGAGCACGAAGAGCAGCATATTGCCGAAATGGCGGCCTATTTCCGCGAGCAGGTGGAGAGCAAGAAATATCCCGGCATGCTGGTGCTGTTCGCCAGCAACCGCGCCCTGCAGCTGTTCTTAACGTTTGTCACCGATCTGCGTTTGCTGCTGCTGGTGCAGGGCGATCAGCCGCGCTATCGGCTGGTCGAGGCGCACCGTAAGCGCATTGATAGCGGTGAACGCAGCGTGCTGGTGGGCTTGCAGTCCTTTGCGGAAGGTCTGGATCTGAAAGGCGATTATCTGACGCAGGTGCATATACACAAAATTGCCTTCCCGCCCATCGACAGCCCGGTGGTGATCACCGAGGGCGAATGGCTGAAAAGCCTGAATCGCTATCCGTTTGAAGTGCAAAGCCTGCCGGCGGCGTCGTTTAATTTGATTCAGCAGGTCGGGCGACTGATCCGTAGCCACGGCTGCTGGGGTGAAATCGTCATTTATGACCGTCGCCTGCTGACGAAAAACTACGGTCAGCGTTTGCTGAATGCTCTGCCGGTATTCC
Coding sequences within it:
- the rhlE gene encoding ATP-dependent RNA helicase RhlE yields the protein MSFDTLGLNPEILRAVAEQGYLEPTPIQQQAIPAVLEGRDLMASAQTGTGKTAGFTLPLLQRLVQKEPHAKGRRPVRALILTPTRELAAQIGENVREYSRYLDIRSLVVFGGVSINPQMMKLRSGVDVLVATPGRLLDLEHQNAVKLDQVEILVLDEADRMLDMGFIHDIRRVLAKLPAKRQNLLFSATFSDEIKGLAEKLLRNPLEIEVARRNTASEQVSQYVHFVDKKRKRELLSQMIGEGNWQQVLVFTRTKHGANHLAEQLNKDGIRSAAIHGNKSQGARTRALADFKSGDIRVLVATDIAARGLDIEELPHVVNYELPNVPEDYVHRIGRTGRAAATGEALSLVCVDEHKLLHDIERLLKKEIPRIAIDGYEVDKSIKADPIQNGRQGGGGRGQGGGGGRSQQPRRSEGGAPKASGKPPRRSGDAKPAGENPWRSGEAKPAGEGQRRRKPRKPASAQ
- the dinG_1 gene encoding ATP-dependent DNA helicase DinG, with amino-acid sequence MALTAALKAQIAAWYKALQEQIPDFIPRAPQRQMIADVAKTLAGDEGRHLAIEAPTGVGKTLSYLIPGIAIAREEQKTLVISTANVALQDQIYSKDLPLLRKIIPELRFTAAFGRGRYVCPRNLAGLASSDATQQDLLAFLDDDLTPNNKAEQDLCAKLKVDLDGYKWDGLRDHTDKAISDDLWRRLSTDKASCLNRNCHYYRECPFFVARREIQEAEVVVANHALVMAALESEAVLPDPKNLLLVLDEGHHLPDVARDALEMSAEITAPWFRLQLDLFCKLIATCMEQFRPKTTPPLAVPERLSEHCEEVYALIASLNAILHLYLPAAQQAEHRFAMGELPDEVMEICKQLAKLLEKLRGLAEMFLNDLSEKTGTHDVVRVHRVLLQMNRALSMFESQSKLWRLASMAQASGAPVTKWATREVKDGQIHLFFHCVGIRVSDQLEKLIWRSVPHVVVTSATLRSLNSFSRLQEMSGLKEKAGDRFVSLDSPFNHCEQGKLIIPKMQYEPLMEHEEQHIAEMAAYFREQVESKKYPGMLVLFASNRALQLFLTFVTDLRLLLLVQGDQPRYRLVEAHRKRIDSGERSVLVGLQSFAEGLDLKGDYLTQVHIHKIAFPPIDSPVVITEGEWLKSLNRYPFEVQSLPAASFNLIQQVGRLIRSHGCWGEIVIYDRRLLTKNYGQRLLNALPVFPIEQPDVPEVKKRPTRVVAASKKSPRARGRRPAGK